One Coffea arabica cultivar ET-39 chromosome 5c, Coffea Arabica ET-39 HiFi, whole genome shotgun sequence DNA window includes the following coding sequences:
- the LOC140007245 gene encoding uncharacterized protein, translating to MAAAVPQGGGGDSHGGCSDAGGRSKPPLSFAAVVADRGKVDGFNPGAVATYRGEPAFRISRAEILELARPFEHALVGRFAYSRPPMEVVRKFILSLGLKGDCAVALLDTKHVLLRPTVEEDYTRLFMRRTWFIRSSPMTISKWSLDFTANKEASIAPVWVSFPGLPLPFFGKNPLMKLASVLGRLMKIDAATGNLRRPSVARVLVEIDVSRVPVKRLWIGDDEYGFWQSVEYEKWPAFCSFCERFGHVQQDCFKKFPDLKPVAAQTMASSGAVGDHGRLKGREEDEGEQGGGRGSCRRRRLQEKAAPGEGWVNPGTGEDGVVEGFQQTTVEGGCKGDKAGQATDMLGVAVIEEAGAGDPDSRGLQALLLAPDGRKGDEMTLSNTFAALEGESEELLEMGNPRGARSLSPVRGEAKRWVSMQELRQAQMQLTRRLKAGRLERFWSAGTGKMAEGQLQNTLDSSMGQIRRGNKARRQGVGVQEIGMHSVLMLSPINFLVWNIRGASKKDSLRYLKKMKHDYNIKILVLLEPMLEDGRLEYVQRFLGCSSAASYAERKIWVLWELPLHIAFNTHADQLVDMELNFPTGKVFFSAVYARCTGVARRPLWGIMEMLAGERQSPWMLAGDFNVISEASERQGGAPPNARNMEEFNQAVFNSGLAPVDFEGTPFTWTNGTVWQRLDRVLANSAWTEQYAISKVLHLARGRSDHAPLLIKCGMAGRGSAAFRFLNVWTRHDAFLGLVRRAWEEGIPVRTMPELHRKLAAVRSKLRVWNKEVFGNIGDRVVELGQIMKAKEERYDREHTTAAKIDYHEARAAYMHQLAIECAFWRQRSRVKWIHEGDANTAFFHAVVRQRRAANYIGRIRSPAGQWLTSTEDIKESAVQFFEQLFTSDRSTDRHPALTFPLPRVSREDNESLVLLPTMEEVREVVFSIHTDSAAGPDGFGSGFYQACWEIIKVDLVTAVQDFFQGGWLSKGITNTSIVLIPKVQGASSWQEFRPISLCNVSSKIVSKIVANRLNRLLPALISSWQSGFVPGRQIMDNILLAQEHAQELDRRLEISNLMLKLDMEKAYDRVEWSFLLFMLREFGFEENVVDLIFRLVANNWFSVLINGEQAGFFKSTRGVRQGDPISPSLFLLVAEFFGRGLEALFQAGRHRFFHTGGMKVPYLAFADDVIVFTRLSREGLEEVAEFFKIYQQYSGQKINVDKSCFVCPSGTPDGHVQLVTSILRFQRHFFPMIYLGVPISRGRSASIAFDGIVAKVRARVSHWSTRLLSTGGKLILIKHVLNSMPLYLLQVLKPPKSVLTTLGRVFNAFLWDKNQQDKRIHWASWESMCFPTEEGGVGVRSLEDMVKAFSCKLWWKLRQRRSVWAEYMFSKYIGDQHPSHAIAIRPKGTWKRLIGIREMAEANIVWSLGPGMVDFWLDTWCEQGPLQPLVIADGDRPHFLVAEFLGREGWNKERLLQWLPMHLVEKVVEVPFDLEGQDQIMWSPSSSAGFSLSSAWESCRRRQGRSSMYGMVWSRGVMLKMSMFSWRLLRGFVPVDSVIRQRGIPFASRCSCCLEEKESVLHLFVNGPVATEGRNKARFEGQAFSAQQVSWEVDNFVQDMGRAGRLRKVQFYGDMEDTWARLASPGIRHRRPTVVSWHRPPSHRSKLNTDASVINGRATGGGVLRDSEGRLIFAFYKEFGEKGVLGAEELALQEGLRECVTRGVQGVLVEVDSAALVSLVNSSVLGGWVLCNLLRRIRRLLRQVVGTVTHIYREANMVADRLAALQGGTSSAFESVRQLPRDVRGCLAMDARECPSIRLVSG from the exons ATCTTATCGCTTGGTTTGAAGGGGGACTGTGCGGTGGCCTTGTTGGATACTAAGCATGTTTTGCTCAGACCAACAGTAGAGGAGGATTATACTCGTCTGTTCATGCGCCGGACATGGTTTATCAGGAGTTCGCCCATGACAATCTCCAAATGGTCGCTGGATTTCACAGCGAATAAGGAGGCTTCCATTGCCCCCGTATGGGTAAGCTTCCCTGGCCTGCCATTACCTTTCTTTGGCAAGAATCCACTCATGAAGCTGGCGTCGGTGCTAGGGCGTCTGATGAAGATTGATGCGGCCACGGGAAATTTACGGCGGCCGTCGGTGGCGAGAGTGCTGGTGGAGATTGACGTTTCACGCGTACCAGTCAAAAGATTATGGATTGGTGACGACGAGTATGGGTTCTGGCAATCAGTGGAGTATGAGAAGTGGCCGGCCTTTTGTTCCTTTTGTGAGAGGTTCGGGCATGTTCAGCAGGACTGTTTCAAGAAGTTTCCGGATCTCAAGCCAGTTGCAGCGCAGACCATGGCGTCCTCGGGGGCTGTCGGGGACCATGGTAGGCTGAAAGGGAGGGAGGAGGATGAGGGGGAACAGGGGGGAGGCAGAGGGAGTTGTCGGAGGAGAAGGCTCCAG GAGAAGGCGGCTCCAGGTGAGGGGTGGGTGAATCCGGGGACAGGTGAGGATGGGGTAGTGGAGGGGTTTCAACAGACTACAGTGGAGGGGGGGTGCAAAGGGGACAAGGCGGGGCAGGCAACAGATATGCTAGGAGTGGCGGTTATAGAGGAGGCAGGGGCAGGGGATCCAGATTCACGGGGGTTGCAAGCATTGCTGCTAGCGCCTGATGGGAGGAAGGGGGATGAGATGACTCTCAGTAATACCTTTGCAGCCCTGGAAGGGGAGAGTGAGGAGCTGTTGGAGATGGGGAATCCCAGGGGAGCGAGGTCGCTGAGTCCAGTGCGGGGAGAGGCTAAGAGGTGGGTGTCAATGCAGGAACTCCGTCAGGCGCAGATGCAGTTGACGCGTCGCTTGAAGGCGGGCAGGTTGGAGAGGTTCTGGAGTGCAGGGACGGGCAAGATGGCGGAGGGGCAGCTTCAGAACACGCTGGACAGTAGCATGGGGCAGATAAGGAGAGGCAACAAGGCCCGGCGACAAGGGGTAGGGGTTCAAGAAATAGGTATGCACTCCGTTCTAATGTTAAGTCCCATTAATTTTTTGGTTTGGAATATACGGGGTGCGTCAAAAAAGGACTCACTTCGTTATTTAAAAAAGATGAAGCATGattataacataaaaattcTGGTCTTGTTGGAACCTATGTTGGAGGATGGACGTTTGGAATATGTGCAAAGATTTTTAGGGTGCTCCTCGGCAGCATCCTATGCGGAGAGGAAAATATGGGTGTTATGGGAGCTGCCGCTTCATATAGCTTTCAACACACATGCGGATCAGTTGGTAGATATGGAACTCAATTTCCCTACGGGTAAAGTTTTCTTTTCAGCGGTCTATGCACGCTGCACAGGTGTAGCTCGGAGACCCCTTTGGGGTATCATGGAGATGCTTGCGGGGGAACGGCAATCTCCCTGGATGTTGGCTGGGGACTTCAACGTGATCTCGGAGGCCTCGGAACGACAAGGGGGGGCGCCTCCGAATGCTCGGAACATGGAGGAGTTTAATCAGGCAGTATTTAATAGTGGCCTGGCGCCGGTGGACTTCGAGGGGACTCCTTTCACATGGACGAATGGGACAGTGTGGCAACGGCTGGACAGGGTGTTGGCAAATAGCGCTTGGACTGAACAATATGCTATTTCAAAGGTGCTGCACCTAGCAAGGGGTCGGTCGGATCATGCTCCACTATTGATTAAGTGTGGCATGGCGGGACGGGGATCAGCGGCTTTCAGATTTCTTAATGTTTGGACGCGGCATGATGCTTTCTTGGGATTGGTGAGACGGGCATGGGAGGAGGGTATCCCAGTACGAACAATGCCTGAGCTACATAGAAAACTCGCAGCCGTGAGAAGCAAGTTGCGGGTATGGAATAAGGAGGTTTTCGGGAACATTGGGGACAGGGTGGTGGAGCTTGGCCAAATTATGAAGGCAAAGGAGGAGCGTTATGACAGGGAACATACTACTGCGGCCAAGATTGACTATCATGAGGCTAGGGCTGCATACATGCATCAGTTGGCAATTGAGTGTGCTTTCTGGAGGCAGCGATCAAGAGTTAAATGGATTCATGAGGGGGATGCAAACACAGCTTTTTTCCATGCCGTGGTAAGGCAGCGACGTGCAGCTAACTATATTGGCAGGATAAGAAGTCCGGCAGGGCAGTGGCTGACATCGACGGAGGATATTAAGGAGTCGGCAGTGCAGTTCTTCGAGCAACTTTTTACTTCGGACAGAAGTACGGATCGTCACCCGGCACTGACTTTCCCCCTGCCGAGGGTCTCGCGGGAGGACAACGAGAGCTTGGTGCTTCTGCCAACCATGGAAGAAGTGCGTGAGGTGGTTTTCTCTATTCATACCGACAGTGCCGCTGGGCCTGATGGGTTCGGGTCGGGATTTTATCAAGCGTGTTGGGAGATAATTAAGGTTGACTTGGTGACGGCGGTCCAGGATTTCTTTCAAGGCGGATGGCTGTCAAAGGGAATCACCAACACGTCGATTGTGTTGATACCTAAAGTGCAGGGGGCATCATCATGGCAGGAGTTTCGCCCAATCAGCTTGTGCAATGTAAGCTCCAAGATTGTCTCCAAAATTGTGGCCAACAGGTTGAACAGGTTGCTGCCAGCACTGATTTCCTCGTGGCAGTCCGGCTTCGTGCCGGGTCGGCAAATCATGGACAACATTTTGTTGGCTCAGGAACATGCGCAGGAGTTGGATCGCCGACTGGAAATTTCGAATCTAATGCTAAAGCTAGATATGGAAAAGGCGTATGATAGAGTGGAGTGGTCTTTTCTTCTATTCATGCTCAGGGAGTTCGGCTTTGAGGAAAACGTGGTGGATCTGATTTTTCGCTTGGTGGCAAACAACTGGTTTTCCGTGCTCATCAATGGGGAGCAGGCGGGATTCTTCAAATCGACAAGGGGGGTCAGACAGGGGGATCCTATTTCTCCCTCGCTTTTCCTACTAGTCGCGGAATTTTTCGGGAGGGGATTGGAGGCCTTGTTCCAGGCGGGTCGTCATAGGTTTTTCCACACCGGAGGTATGAAAGTCCCGTATTTGGCTTTCGCCGATGATGTCATTGTGTTCACAAGATTGTCGAGAGAAGGTTTGGAGGAGGTGGCAGAGTTTTTTAAGATCTACCAGCAGTATTCAGGGCAGAAGATTAATGTGGACAAGAGTTGCTTTGTCTGTCCGTCAGGGACACCGGATGGGCACGTACAACTGGTGACTAGCATCCTACGTTTTCAACGCCATTTCTTTCCGATGATTTATCTCGGGGTCCCTATCTCTCGAGGCAGGAGTGCATCAATAGCCTTTGATGGGATTGTCGCAAAGGTGCGGGCGCGTGTAAGTCATTGGAGTACGAGATTGCTGTCTACAGGGGGGAAATTAATTCTTATTAAACATGTGCTGAATTCAATGCCATTGTATTTACTCCAAGTGCTCAAACCCCCCAAATCAGTCTTGACGACACTGGGAAGGGTATTTAATGCGTTTCTTTGGGACAAAAATCAGCAGGATAAAAGAATTCATTGGGCGTCCTGGGAGTCAATGTGTTTTCCAACGGAGGAGGGTGGAGTGGGGGTGAGGTCTTTGGAGGACATGGTCAAGGCCTTTTCTTGTAAACTGTGGTGGAAGCTGAGGCAGCGAAGGTCGGTTTGGGCGGAGTATATGTTCTCAAAGTATATAGGGGATCAGCATCCGAGTCACGCGATAGCCATCAGACCGAAAGGGACATGGAAGCGTCTTATCGGTATACGCGAGATGGCGGAGGCGAATATTGTATGGAGTCTTGGCCCAGGGATGGTAGATTTCTGGTTGGACACCTGGTGCGAGCAGGGACCTCTTCAGCCTCTGGTAATAGCAGATGGTGACCGGCCTCACTTCTTGGTGGCTGAGTTTTTGGGACGGGAAGGGTGGAACAAGGAGCGTCTCCTGCAGTGGCTGCCGATGCACCTTGTGGAGAAGGTAGTTGAGGTACCCTTTGACCTGGAGGGTCAGGATCAAATCATGTGGTCTCCTTCGTCTTCGGCGGGGTTCTCGCTAAGCTCGGCTTGGGAGAGTTGTCGAAGGCGTCAAGGTAGATCCTCCATGTACGGGATGGTATGGAGTAGGGGTGTAATGTTGAAGATGTCTATGTTTTCTTGGCGTCTGTTGAGAGGTTTTGTACCGGTGGATTCGGTTATCCGGCAGAGAGGGATCCCTTTCGCCTCTCGCTGCTCTTGTTGTCTTGAAGAGAAAGAATCGGTCCTACATCTCTTTGTCAATGGCCCCGTGGCAACGGAG GGACGAAACAAGGCTCGCTTCGAAGGTCAGGCATTCTCTGCGCAGCAAGTCAGTTGGGAGGTGGACAACTTCGTACAGGATATGGGCCGGGCGGGGAGGCTGAGAAAGGTGCAATTCTATGGAGATATGGAGGACACTTGGGCACGGCTGGCTAGTCCGGGCATCCGTCATCGGCGGCCAACAGTAGTGTCCTGGCACAGACCCCCGTCCCATCGGAGCAAATTAAACACAGATGCCAGCGTGATCAATGGCAGGGCGACTGGAGGAGGGGTTTTGCGGGACTCGGAAGGTAGGTTAATTTTTGCGTTTTACAAAGAGTTTGGGGAGAAGGGGGTCTTGGGGGCTGAGGAGCTGGCGCTTCAGGAAGGGTTGCGGGAATGTGTGACACGGGGGGTTCAgggggttttggtggaggtagacTCGGCGGCGCTGGTATCTCTGGTCAACTCGTCGGTGTTGGGAGGGTGGGTGCTTTGCAATCTGCTGAGGCGGATTCGCCGTCTGCTGAGGCAGGTGGTTGGCACAGTTACCCACATTTACAGAGAAGCAAACATGGTGGCAGATAGGTTAGCGGCCTTACAAGGTGGGACAAGTTCGGCTTTTGAGTCAGTTCGGCAGTTGCCCAGGGACGTTCGCGGGTGTCTGGCCATGGATGCTAGGGAATGCCCGTCCATTAGATTAGTATCAGGGTAG